A window of Fusarium verticillioides 7600 chromosome 7, whole genome shotgun sequence genomic DNA:
CGGAAGGTCTTATTGGCCATGGAACAGGCTTGGTGAACGTGAATAGTGAGTTGAAGTAAATGCATTTTGAACTTGTGGTGAAACTAACGGAGCATCGCGCAGCTGAGTTTCGAATGGTCGTATTCCGTCCCTTCAAAGGTGAAGTCATGATTGGCAGAATACGAAGCTCTACACCCGCAGGCATCAATCTGAGAACAGACTTTTTCGACGATATCTTTGTGCCATTTGAGGAGTTACCAGAGGGTGCTGAATAGTGAGAAGCCCGTGATGATTTGCATATGCATGTGCTAACACCGTGTAGCAACCACAGCGAACAACTCTGGATCTGGAATCTCGACGAGGATCGACTCTTCTATGATAACCATGAGATGGTTCGCTTTCAAGTGATCGATGAAGAGTGGCATGACCAAGCCCCTGCTGGACCAACACAAGCCGAAGACTCACCTTTGAAAACTCCGTACCGCATCAAGGCCAGTATGGCAGCTGAAGGATTAGGCGTATGCCTCTGGTGGGATGGAGCATAGTGTTGGATAATGGACTGAGGAATTATGGAAGAACTTGGGCCCAGGAAAAATATGTCACCGCGTTTTATTTGGCGTATGTACATTTGCTCGTTCTATGAATCTACGATTTGATACCCGCCAACAGACGTTCCTCAACGTTGTCGAGCACAGAGTAGTGCTCCACAACGTTCAagttctcaatctcggccACGAACTGCTTGTGGGGGTCTTGTCCAGGACCACCCATCATGGGGTTGGGCATCTGCTGCGCTTGCATTTGCTGGGCAACCTGGCTGGCGGCTACATTGTGTCAGTGGACGGTCAAAGATTTGCCAAATCAGGATGCTTACCATTGTCACTGCCAAGAAGGAACACATAAACAAACTGAAGGCCGAAGATGCAAAGGAAGTACCAGCTGATACTGGACATCCATCGAGGATCCATTTCCCTGGTCTGAACACCAGCCTGGAGCAtgctcttgaacttgatcgTAATGGGAAAGGGTAATTTCACTGCGATGGTTAGCATTGTCCAGATTCAATGATGAATGAACGTACTGATGACGTATCCACTGAAGAAGGCGTTGATCCAGCTCATGATGAGCGTATTGGGGATAATCATAGCCATattgttcttcatcatacCCATCATGCCGTCCATAGCGCTGGGATCGGACAGAGGGTTAGCAGGAGGTTGGCCCTTGCGATCGGGCTCCTTA
This region includes:
- a CDS encoding DNA-directed RNA polymerase III subunit RPC8, translating into MFILTKIADLVQIAPEDFSKRSIDAIEDNINAKYSNKVIQKIGLCICLYDLQWASEGLIGHGTGLVNVNTEFRMVVFRPFKGEVMIGRIRSSTPAGINLRTDFFDDIFVPFEELPEGAEYNHSEQLWIWNLDEDRLFYDNHEMVRFQVIDEEWHDQAPAGPTQAEDSPLKTPYRIKASMAAEGLGVCLWWDGA